The region AGAAACTGTTTCAAAGCTTTCGTTAAGCTTTAATGCTCCAATTTGAATAATTTCAAAAGGCAAACTTAAAGCATTATTGGATTCAGTGTCGGTAGAATCTAAATACTTTTGATTAAATTCTAAATCGTATATTATATAATTCATAGTTACTCCCACCTTTTCATAAGCTTACAATTCAAAAGCACGCTGGTATCAAACTTCCTAACATCATCCTTAAACTTTATTTCAGTCACATCATCATCAATGCTTAAAATTTCCCCTACGCCAAAGGAAACATGCTCAACCTTATCCCCTTTTTTATATTTTCCTTCAAAATCATTTAATTTAAGATTGCATTCCTTTATAAATCTCGAAGGTTTACGTACACAGCCTTTAAGTTCATTTGTAATGGAAATCCATAAATTTTCTATTGCCCGGGTAATTCCAACATAAAAAAGTCTTCTCTCCTCTTCTATGTTATCTGGAATGCTGTTTTTGTGCGGTATATTTTCCTCGTCACAGTTTATTATAAAAACATTTTTAAACTCCATTCCCTTTACACCGTGAATAGTGCTCAGCAGTACCGTGTCCCTATTATTATCAAATTTATTTTCTTTTATTTTTTCCTTGACCTCTTCTATATGTGCAAGGAACATCATTATGCTGTTGTAGCCATCACATGAGCTTTTAAATTCCTGTATTATGTCCATCATTTCTTCTACATCCATACTTCTCTTCTTGCAATAATCTTGAATGTACTCTCCATATCCCAAATCAGAAATTACAAGCTGTACAGCACTTAATAATGACATTTTGTTTAATGATTCTACTTTCTTTTGAAGTTTTTCAATGTCCTTAATTTGAAATATCGGAAGGTCCTCTATATTTTTAAGTATGTCAAAAACATTTTCCTTATATCTATAATTTTTTACCTTCTGAAGATTTATTTTGCTTATGTATCTAAAGGGTCTATTTATTATTCTAAGAAAACTTTGTCTATCAAAACCATCTACACTCAATCTCAAATAAGCTGCAATATCCTTACATATGAAATGTTCAAAAAAATTGTATTCTCTATCTAGAAATTTAAAGGGAATGCTCTTTCTTATGAAACTATCAATTAAACTTCTGCTTTCCACATTAGTTCTATATAAAATAGCATTGTCTGAATATTTATAACCTGATACTTCCCTTAATTTTTGTATTTCCATTGTTATTTTATCAGCTTGAACATTTTCATTTTGACTATTTATTATAGATATATTTCCATCACCGTGATTATACGCAGTTATATTTTTTAGATTTCTTTTTTTATTATTTTCTATTAGATACTTAGAAATTTTAACTATATTATTTGTGCTTCTATAGTTAGTATTTAAGAAAAACTTTTTGCCACTGTGAAATATTTTATCAAAATCTACCATACAATCAGGTCTTGAACCTCTAAACGAATATATGCACTGATCCTCATCACCAACCGCATATATACTGCTTTCTTCACTAAACATTTTTAAGAGACGTATTTGAAGTGAATCAGAGTCCTGAAATTCATCTACAAGAACATATTTAAATAATTTCCTGTAGCCATCAAGGAGCCTTGAATTATTTTGGAACAGCTCCACAGCCTGCAATTGAAGGTCATCAAAATCCATGAGTGAATTCTGAAGTTTGTATTCCTCATATTTATCAAAGCATTCGAAAAATATCTTACTGTCTATTTTAGCTTTAAATTCCTCTCTTGATGTACTACCATTTTTAAAACTTGATATATCATTTATTACTTCTCTAACTTTATCATCATTTATTTCATCCATGTATTTTATGAGTACAGCTTTGATTATATTGTATTTTTGAACTTCCTGTATTATATTTATATTTCCCCTATATCTTGATAGTATCTTATAAAATAAGCTATGAAATGTTCCAAAAAAAGGAGTTCGCTTATTCTTAAAATAGCTTATGTACCTTTTTTTCATATTAACAGCAGCTGCTTTTGTAAAAGTTATTACTATAATATTATCAGTTGAAACTTTTCTCTCATTGATTAAATATGCCACTCTATTTATTATTACACTCGTTTTACCGCTTCCTGGCGCAGCAATAACAATGGCATTTTTAGCCTCAGTCGTTACTGCCTTTTCTTGATAGTCATCCAATCTATATTCCATTGTATAAAATTCTCCTTCATAACCTTAGTTCCCTATGTATTAACTTTGCTCCGCTCGTTAATAGGTTAGTATAAACGCACCACACTTCAGCTTTAGCTGATTACAACCTTTTTCGTCTTATTAGATGATGAATAAACCTCAACTAACAATTTGTACATGTACCATAATGCTTTGATGCTAGCATTTTTCATTCTTATATGATTTCAAGTTTGCCTTTGGTTCCCACTAGGGAAGCCCGCTCAACTAATAATT is a window of Clostridium pasteurianum DNA encoding:
- a CDS encoding ATP-dependent helicase, translating into MEYRLDDYQEKAVTTEAKNAIVIAAPGSGKTSVIINRVAYLINERKVSTDNIIVITFTKAAAVNMKKRYISYFKNKRTPFFGTFHSLFYKILSRYRGNINIIQEVQKYNIIKAVLIKYMDEINDDKVREVINDISSFKNGSTSREEFKAKIDSKIFFECFDKYEEYKLQNSLMDFDDLQLQAVELFQNNSRLLDGYRKLFKYVLVDEFQDSDSLQIRLLKMFSEESSIYAVGDEDQCIYSFRGSRPDCMVDFDKIFHSGKKFFLNTNYRSTNNIVKISKYLIENNKKRNLKNITAYNHGDGNISIINSQNENVQADKITMEIQKLREVSGYKYSDNAILYRTNVESRSLIDSFIRKSIPFKFLDREYNFFEHFICKDIAAYLRLSVDGFDRQSFLRIINRPFRYISKINLQKVKNYRYKENVFDILKNIEDLPIFQIKDIEKLQKKVESLNKMSLLSAVQLVISDLGYGEYIQDYCKKRSMDVEEMMDIIQEFKSSCDGYNSIMMFLAHIEEVKEKIKENKFDNNRDTVLLSTIHGVKGMEFKNVFIINCDEENIPHKNSIPDNIEEERRLFYVGITRAIENLWISITNELKGCVRKPSRFIKECNLKLNDFEGKYKKGDKVEHVSFGVGEILSIDDDVTEIKFKDDVRKFDTSVLLNCKLMKRWE